The Lasioglossum baleicum chromosome 12, iyLasBale1, whole genome shotgun sequence genome includes a region encoding these proteins:
- the Nup133 gene encoding nuclear pore complex protein Nup133 isoform X1 encodes MNGVMDRTSIGNSFLGTAKSFLTPSSRKRMSNAQSSKKNISTNSVSGRSNQSVQIICNTSNYVAESFGSPLPVLVTETLTFVDTNTAVSANISDDGWAWLVCGRRLLIWQCKVPIQDSKHKKTFKSQCRELLLPQSDLAHKAECIAVWLPPGHQLPSCMAVSPEGVVRFWASIAHEGSSVETSAELAGQEVNCLTYISGHGCILVTTTCTVALLQPQFANGKNSICCQVLRSSQGWLGGIGRRMTSLIFGAIPQSPVIESKLVKVVCTGLGDKGSRVLILAGTSLQYWSFPRNEQEKMEFDEDIGHVLSQAFQRNVSALSTCNLQSIMTWLVDMQPCDEGIVFLMAARSGDDFFSPISFAIGLIELSSTTLANTFKWFIPIKKDKQVFGCTEFVLVSEHLILCGGEAIIYDDYDISVVNCMSDFEENKMQLGRQEDKILGGALCSGTPVLFTKASGLVSITPTDFASQDFNASYVDANVSTEYSHRPTTAAQNFTSLISNEEVQDMFYSSDSATQLRAAFLLSLRQNKTQCEDILSQLFPLQEEQIMDIDASLDTLSLKVAQDLIDDYPANDPRWSNHRDLSMTIHAVTSMQIPHQLEGKQRALELYVTFLKEHNLWSRFCAVTHRGIIMSTPHVFAEYAEKIVAALTIYNLQNRYPDIVDTIIEQTLNPESYVSDELTARDIFYREASTVHYFLPILVNNANEVTQSERPLQQVANYTMQVNAIILSVLHEVLKYRQYNAERFAPTRSTNVTTEYLPWTAAVGKHGLRNSLTTMYNLTLKHGITGTNDSIVRSELYEQLVSFIDLILDGRKCHLESVRGTEKFEILLKQYETDRTNLIQPLIKEEQYDSAAMLAEKYCDFASLIQICELTNNKNRLDGYIEKFSNQDFVGFLFSWYVKDGRQGQLVERCRRGGTIELAEKLAEHPTLSWVQSALTDDLRFAASTLHSLAVEETELVTRKKSMLSLAKLALLASDDPENEVRQRVERIDNELALIAHQEDLPTQVLTTYGYDIDKLRVFAPAELITLYTSEDNVDANEYDFKKALDLLEYVEDKDERESLRLRVWARAAKRDQWDTVGKNPEQQVQEIVFFKLMDLAHFMGGVAEEVLPSVDSLLAEPELGDLAASRKNVQSVTKLCCGHHSAILHPPIKIPLQNLP; translated from the exons ATGAACGGAGTAATGGATCGAACGAGTATAGGGAACTCGTTTTTAGGCACTGCCAAAAGTTTTTTAACGCCTTCTTCGAGGAAACGTATGTCAAATGCACAATCttcgaagaaaaatatttc AACAAACAGCGTGTCCGGACGTTCGAATCAATCCGTCCAAATAATATGTAACACATCGAATTATGTAGCAGAAAGTTTCGGTTCCCCTTTACCTGTTCTCGTCACGGAAACTTTAACATTCGTCGACACGAACACCGCTGTCAGCGCAAATATTTCCGACGATGGTTGGGCATGGCTTGTATGCGGTCGTAGACTTCTCATATGGCAATGTAAAGTCCCAATTCAAGATTCGAAACATAAGAAAACTTTTAAGAGTCAATGTCGCGAATTGTTGCTGCCTCAAAGCGATCTGGCTCACAAAGCAGAATGTATAGCCGTGTGGTTACCTCCTGGTCATCag CTTCCTAGTTGCATGGCTGTTTCGCCGGAAGGTGTAGTGCGTTTTTGGGCCAGTATCGCGCACGAAGGATCTTCCGTAGAAACAAGCGCGGAACTTGCTGGTCAAGAAGTGAACTGCCTTACTTACATTTCTGGACATGGTTGCATTTTGGTTACAACTACATGCACAGTGGCATTGTTGCAGCCACAGTTTGCTAATGGAAAAAATAGTATTTGCTGTCAAGTACTTAGATCGAGTCAAGGATGGTTGGGTGGTATAGGACGTAGAATGACTTCTCTTATTTTCGGAGCCATACCTCAGTCTCCGGTCATAGAATCT AAATTAGTCAAAGTTGTCTGCACAGGATTAGGCGACAAAGGATCCAGAGTTCTTATTTTAGCTGGCACATCTTTACAGTACTGGTCCTTTcctcgtaacgaacaagagaaaATGGAATTCGACGAGGACATAGGACATGTCCTTTCGCAAGCGTTTCAAAGGAACGTTTCG GCATTGAGCACTTGTAATCTACAAAGTATAATGACTTGGCTGGTCGATATGCAACCGTGCGACGAAGGCATAGTATTTTTAATGGCAGCACGGTCTGGCGATGACTTCTTTAGTCCGATTAGCTTTGCTATCG GTTTAATAGAGTTATCTTCTACAACGCTGGCAAACACATTCAAATGGTTTATACCAATTAAGAAAGATAAACAAGTTTTTGGTTGTACGGAGTTTGTGTTAGTTTCGGAGCACCTTATATTATGCGGTGGAGAAGCTATTATATACGACGACTACGATATAAGCGTTGTTAACT GTATGTccgatttcgaagaaaataaaatGCAATTAGGAAGGCAAGAGGACAAGATACTCGGTGGTGCTTTGTGTTCAGGAACACCGGTGTTATTTACGAAAGCTTCGGGATTGGTATCGATCACGCCAACGGACTTTGCATCGCAAGACTTCAATGCAAGTTACGTCGATGCGAACGTGAGTACAGAGTACAGCCACCGACCGACTACAGCCGCACAAAATTTCACTAGTCTAATTAGCAACGAAGAAGTTCAAGACATGTTTTACAGTTCTGATAGTGCGACGCAATTGCGAGCTGCATTCCTTCTTAGTTTGCGTCAGAATAAGACACAGTGCGAAGATATTTTATCGCAATTGTTCCCGTTGCAAGAAGAACAAATAATGGATATAGATGCCAGTCTCGACACTCTGAGTTTAAAAGTTGCTCAAGATTTAATAGACGATTATCCGGCGAACGATCCGCGTTGGTCGAATCACAGAGACTTGTCGATGACGATACATGCAGTAACTTCCATGCAAATACCGCATCAATTAGAAGGGAAACAACGAGCATTGGAGCTATATGTAACATTTCTGAAAGAACATAATTTGTGGAGCAGATTCTGTGCCGTTACACACCGGGGGATAATAATGTCTACGCCGCACGTCTTTGCAGAGTACGCAGAGAAAATAGTTGCAGCGTTGACTATATATAATCTTCAGAACAGGTATCCAGACATTGTGGATACTATAATCGAACAAACGCTGAACCCCGAATCTTATGTGTCCGACGAATTGACAGCACGCGACATATTTTATCGTGAAGCGAGTACAGTGCATTACTTTCTTCCCATTTTGGTAAATAACGCGAACGAAGTAACTCAATCCGAAAGACCTCTACAGCAAGTAGCGAATTACACGATGCAAGTGAACGCCATAATATTG AGCGTACTACACGAAGTACTTAAATACCGGCAATACAATGCCGAACGATTCGCTCCTACGAGATCTACGAATGTTACAACGGAATACCTTCCATGGACTGCTGCTGTTGGAAAACACGGGCTGAGGAATTCTTTAACCACAATG TATAATTTAACCTTGAAACACGGTATAACCGGAACCAATGACTCGATAGTCAGAAGCGAATTATACGAACAATTAGTCAGTTTTATAGATTTAATATTGGACGGGCGAAAATGTCATTTGGAAAGCGTTAGAGGTACAGAGAAGTTCGAGATACTTTTGAAGCAGTATGAAACGGATAGAACAAACTTGATTCAACCTCTAA TAAAGGAGGAGCAGTACGACAGCGCAGCAATGTTAGCCGAGAAGTATTGTGATTTCGCGTCCCTTATACAGATCTGTGAATTGACCAACAATAAAAACCGGTTAGACGGATATATAGAAAAATTCTCGAATCAAGACTTTGTAGGTTTCTTGTTTTCTTG GTATGTGAAAGATGGCCGACAAGGACAATTGGTGGAAAGATGTAGACGCGGAGGTACCATAGAACTAGCAGAAAAGTTAGCAGAACATCCTACTTTGTCTTGGGTGCAATCCGCATTGACGGATGATTTGCGGTTTGCTGCCAGTACGCTTCATTCTTTGGCCGTCGAAGAAACCGAATTAGTGACACGCAAGAAG TCCATGCTTTCTTTGGCAAAATTAGCTTTGCTCGCTTCCGACGATCCTGAAAATGAAGTTCGACAACGCGTCGAAAGAATTGATAACGAACTGGCATTGATAGCTCATCAAGAGGATCTACCGACTCAAGTACTCACAACGTATGGTTACGATATAGACAAATTACGAGTATTCGCGCCAGCAGAGTTAATCACG CTGTATACATCCGAGGACAACGTGGATGCAAACGAATACGATTTCAAGAAAGCTCTCGATTTGCTCGAATACGTCGAAGACAAAGACGAAAGGGAGTCTTTGAGACTACGAGTTTGGGCACGAGCCGCAAAACGAGATCAGTGGGATACTGTTGGAAAGAATCCTGAACAACAGGTGCAGGAAATAGTTTTCTTCAAGTTAATGGATCTTGCACACTTTATGG GTGGAGTAGCCGAAGAAGTTCTTCCATCAGTTGATAGCCTATTAGCGGAGCCTGAATTAGGAGATCTTGCCGCATCAA
- the Nup133 gene encoding nuclear pore complex protein Nup133 isoform X2 encodes MNGVMDRTSIGNSFLGTAKSFLTPSSRKRMSNAQSSKKNISTNSVSGRSNQSVQIICNTSNYVAESFGSPLPVLVTETLTFVDTNTAVSANISDDGWAWLVCGRRLLIWQCKVPIQDSKHKKTFKSQCRELLLPQSDLAHKAECIAVWLPPGHQLPSCMAVSPEGVVRFWASIAHEGSSVETSAELAGQEVNCLTYISGHGCILVTTTCTVALLQPQFANGKNSICCQVLRSSQGWLGGIGRRMTSLIFGAIPQSPVIESKLVKVVCTGLGDKGSRVLILAGTSLQYWSFPRNEQEKMEFDEDIGHVLSQAFQRNVSALSTCNLQSIMTWLVDMQPCDEGIVFLMAARSGDDFFSPISFAIGLIELSSTTLANTFKWFIPIKKDKQVFGCTEFVLVSEHLILCGGEAIIYDDYDISVVNCMSDFEENKMQLGRQEDKILGGALCSGTPVLFTKASGLVSITPTDFASQDFNASYVDANVSTEYSHRPTTAAQNFTSLISNEEVQDMFYSSDSATQLRAAFLLSLRQNKTQCEDILSQLFPLQEEQIMDIDASLDTLSLKVAQDLIDDYPANDPRWSNHRDLSMTIHAVTSMQIPHQLEGKQRALELYVTFLKEHNLWSRFCAVTHRGIIMSTPHVFAEYAEKIVAALTIYNLQNRYPDIVDTIIEQTLNPESYVSDELTARDIFYREASTVHYFLPILVNNANEVTQSERPLQQVANYTMQVNAIILSVLHEVLKYRQYNAERFAPTRSTNVTTEYLPWTAAVGKHGLRNSLTTMYNLTLKHGITGTNDSIVRSELYEQLVSFIDLILDGRKCHLESVRGTEKFEILLKQYETDRTNLIQPLIKEEQYDSAAMLAEKYCDFASLIQICELTNNKNRLDGYIEKFSNQDFVGFLFSWYVKDGRQGQLVERCRRGGTIELAEKLAEHPTLSWVQSALTDDLRFAASTLHSLAVEETELVTRKKSMLSLAKLALLASDDPENEVRQRVERIDNELALIAHQEDLPTQVLTTYGYDIDKLRVFAPAELITLYTSEDNVDANEYDFKKALDLLEYVEDKDERESLRLRVWARAAKRDQWDTVGKNPEQQVQEIVFFKLMDLAHFMGGVAEEVLPSVDSLLAEPELGDLAASSNFQFLIKFVYEYAYHNY; translated from the exons ATGAACGGAGTAATGGATCGAACGAGTATAGGGAACTCGTTTTTAGGCACTGCCAAAAGTTTTTTAACGCCTTCTTCGAGGAAACGTATGTCAAATGCACAATCttcgaagaaaaatatttc AACAAACAGCGTGTCCGGACGTTCGAATCAATCCGTCCAAATAATATGTAACACATCGAATTATGTAGCAGAAAGTTTCGGTTCCCCTTTACCTGTTCTCGTCACGGAAACTTTAACATTCGTCGACACGAACACCGCTGTCAGCGCAAATATTTCCGACGATGGTTGGGCATGGCTTGTATGCGGTCGTAGACTTCTCATATGGCAATGTAAAGTCCCAATTCAAGATTCGAAACATAAGAAAACTTTTAAGAGTCAATGTCGCGAATTGTTGCTGCCTCAAAGCGATCTGGCTCACAAAGCAGAATGTATAGCCGTGTGGTTACCTCCTGGTCATCag CTTCCTAGTTGCATGGCTGTTTCGCCGGAAGGTGTAGTGCGTTTTTGGGCCAGTATCGCGCACGAAGGATCTTCCGTAGAAACAAGCGCGGAACTTGCTGGTCAAGAAGTGAACTGCCTTACTTACATTTCTGGACATGGTTGCATTTTGGTTACAACTACATGCACAGTGGCATTGTTGCAGCCACAGTTTGCTAATGGAAAAAATAGTATTTGCTGTCAAGTACTTAGATCGAGTCAAGGATGGTTGGGTGGTATAGGACGTAGAATGACTTCTCTTATTTTCGGAGCCATACCTCAGTCTCCGGTCATAGAATCT AAATTAGTCAAAGTTGTCTGCACAGGATTAGGCGACAAAGGATCCAGAGTTCTTATTTTAGCTGGCACATCTTTACAGTACTGGTCCTTTcctcgtaacgaacaagagaaaATGGAATTCGACGAGGACATAGGACATGTCCTTTCGCAAGCGTTTCAAAGGAACGTTTCG GCATTGAGCACTTGTAATCTACAAAGTATAATGACTTGGCTGGTCGATATGCAACCGTGCGACGAAGGCATAGTATTTTTAATGGCAGCACGGTCTGGCGATGACTTCTTTAGTCCGATTAGCTTTGCTATCG GTTTAATAGAGTTATCTTCTACAACGCTGGCAAACACATTCAAATGGTTTATACCAATTAAGAAAGATAAACAAGTTTTTGGTTGTACGGAGTTTGTGTTAGTTTCGGAGCACCTTATATTATGCGGTGGAGAAGCTATTATATACGACGACTACGATATAAGCGTTGTTAACT GTATGTccgatttcgaagaaaataaaatGCAATTAGGAAGGCAAGAGGACAAGATACTCGGTGGTGCTTTGTGTTCAGGAACACCGGTGTTATTTACGAAAGCTTCGGGATTGGTATCGATCACGCCAACGGACTTTGCATCGCAAGACTTCAATGCAAGTTACGTCGATGCGAACGTGAGTACAGAGTACAGCCACCGACCGACTACAGCCGCACAAAATTTCACTAGTCTAATTAGCAACGAAGAAGTTCAAGACATGTTTTACAGTTCTGATAGTGCGACGCAATTGCGAGCTGCATTCCTTCTTAGTTTGCGTCAGAATAAGACACAGTGCGAAGATATTTTATCGCAATTGTTCCCGTTGCAAGAAGAACAAATAATGGATATAGATGCCAGTCTCGACACTCTGAGTTTAAAAGTTGCTCAAGATTTAATAGACGATTATCCGGCGAACGATCCGCGTTGGTCGAATCACAGAGACTTGTCGATGACGATACATGCAGTAACTTCCATGCAAATACCGCATCAATTAGAAGGGAAACAACGAGCATTGGAGCTATATGTAACATTTCTGAAAGAACATAATTTGTGGAGCAGATTCTGTGCCGTTACACACCGGGGGATAATAATGTCTACGCCGCACGTCTTTGCAGAGTACGCAGAGAAAATAGTTGCAGCGTTGACTATATATAATCTTCAGAACAGGTATCCAGACATTGTGGATACTATAATCGAACAAACGCTGAACCCCGAATCTTATGTGTCCGACGAATTGACAGCACGCGACATATTTTATCGTGAAGCGAGTACAGTGCATTACTTTCTTCCCATTTTGGTAAATAACGCGAACGAAGTAACTCAATCCGAAAGACCTCTACAGCAAGTAGCGAATTACACGATGCAAGTGAACGCCATAATATTG AGCGTACTACACGAAGTACTTAAATACCGGCAATACAATGCCGAACGATTCGCTCCTACGAGATCTACGAATGTTACAACGGAATACCTTCCATGGACTGCTGCTGTTGGAAAACACGGGCTGAGGAATTCTTTAACCACAATG TATAATTTAACCTTGAAACACGGTATAACCGGAACCAATGACTCGATAGTCAGAAGCGAATTATACGAACAATTAGTCAGTTTTATAGATTTAATATTGGACGGGCGAAAATGTCATTTGGAAAGCGTTAGAGGTACAGAGAAGTTCGAGATACTTTTGAAGCAGTATGAAACGGATAGAACAAACTTGATTCAACCTCTAA TAAAGGAGGAGCAGTACGACAGCGCAGCAATGTTAGCCGAGAAGTATTGTGATTTCGCGTCCCTTATACAGATCTGTGAATTGACCAACAATAAAAACCGGTTAGACGGATATATAGAAAAATTCTCGAATCAAGACTTTGTAGGTTTCTTGTTTTCTTG GTATGTGAAAGATGGCCGACAAGGACAATTGGTGGAAAGATGTAGACGCGGAGGTACCATAGAACTAGCAGAAAAGTTAGCAGAACATCCTACTTTGTCTTGGGTGCAATCCGCATTGACGGATGATTTGCGGTTTGCTGCCAGTACGCTTCATTCTTTGGCCGTCGAAGAAACCGAATTAGTGACACGCAAGAAG TCCATGCTTTCTTTGGCAAAATTAGCTTTGCTCGCTTCCGACGATCCTGAAAATGAAGTTCGACAACGCGTCGAAAGAATTGATAACGAACTGGCATTGATAGCTCATCAAGAGGATCTACCGACTCAAGTACTCACAACGTATGGTTACGATATAGACAAATTACGAGTATTCGCGCCAGCAGAGTTAATCACG CTGTATACATCCGAGGACAACGTGGATGCAAACGAATACGATTTCAAGAAAGCTCTCGATTTGCTCGAATACGTCGAAGACAAAGACGAAAGGGAGTCTTTGAGACTACGAGTTTGGGCACGAGCCGCAAAACGAGATCAGTGGGATACTGTTGGAAAGAATCCTGAACAACAGGTGCAGGAAATAGTTTTCTTCAAGTTAATGGATCTTGCACACTTTATGG GTGGAGTAGCCGAAGAAGTTCTTCCATCAGTTGATAGCCTATTAGCGGAGCCTGAATTAGGAGATCTTGCCGCATCAAGTAACTTTCAATTTCTAATCAAATTCGTGTACGAGTATGCATATCACAATTATTAA
- the Nup133 gene encoding nuclear pore complex protein Nup133 isoform X3, translated as MNGVMDRTSIGNSFLGTAKSFLTPSSRKRMSNAQSSKKNISTNSVSGRSNQSVQIICNTSNYVAESFGSPLPVLVTETLTFVDTNTAVSANISDDGWAWLVCGRRLLIWQCKVPIQDSKHKKTFKSQCRELLLPQSDLAHKAECIAVWLPPGHQLPSCMAVSPEGVVRFWASIAHEGSSVETSAELAGQEVNCLTYISGHGCILVTTTCTVALLQPQFANGKNSICCQVLRSSQGWLGGIGRRMTSLIFGAIPQSPVIESKLVKVVCTGLGDKGSRVLILAGTSLQYWSFPRNEQEKMEFDEDIGHVLSQAFQRNVSALSTCNLQSIMTWLVDMQPCDEGIVFLMAARSGDDFFSPISFAIGLIELSSTTLANTFKWFIPIKKDKQVFGCTEFVLVSEHLILCGGEAIIYDDYDISVVNCMSDFEENKMQLGRQEDKILGGALCSGTPVLFTKASGLVSITPTDFASQDFNASYVDANVSTEYSHRPTTAAQNFTSLISNEEVQDMFYSSDSATQLRAAFLLSLRQNKTQCEDILSQLFPLQEEQIMDIDASLDTLSLKVAQDLIDDYPANDPRWSNHRDLSMTIHAVTSMQIPHQLEGKQRALELYVTFLKEHNLWSRFCAVTHRGIIMSTPHVFAEYAEKIVAALTIYNLQNRYPDIVDTIIEQTLNPESYVSDELTARDIFYREASTVHYFLPILVNNANEVTQSERPLQQVANYTMQVNAIILSVLHEVLKYRQYNAERFAPTRSTNVTTEYLPWTAAVGKHGLRNSLTTMYNLTLKHGITGTNDSIVRSELYEQLVSFIDLILDGRKCHLESVRGTEKFEILLKQYETDRTNLIQPLIKEEQYDSAAMLAEKYCDFASLIQICELTNNKNRLDGYIEKFSNQDFVGFLFSWYVKDGRQGQLVERCRRGGTIELAEKLAEHPTLSWVQSALTDDLRFAASTLHSLAVEETELVTRKKSMLSLAKLALLASDDPENEVRQRVERIDNELALIAHQEDLPTQVLTTYGYDIDKLRVFAPAELITLYTSEDNVDANEYDFKKALDLLEYVEDKDERESLRLRVWARAAKRDQWDTVGKNPEQQVQEIVFFKLMDLAHFMGGVAEEVLPSVDSLLAEPELGDLAASNRPVLGTNDYPHSYKMCR; from the exons ATGAACGGAGTAATGGATCGAACGAGTATAGGGAACTCGTTTTTAGGCACTGCCAAAAGTTTTTTAACGCCTTCTTCGAGGAAACGTATGTCAAATGCACAATCttcgaagaaaaatatttc AACAAACAGCGTGTCCGGACGTTCGAATCAATCCGTCCAAATAATATGTAACACATCGAATTATGTAGCAGAAAGTTTCGGTTCCCCTTTACCTGTTCTCGTCACGGAAACTTTAACATTCGTCGACACGAACACCGCTGTCAGCGCAAATATTTCCGACGATGGTTGGGCATGGCTTGTATGCGGTCGTAGACTTCTCATATGGCAATGTAAAGTCCCAATTCAAGATTCGAAACATAAGAAAACTTTTAAGAGTCAATGTCGCGAATTGTTGCTGCCTCAAAGCGATCTGGCTCACAAAGCAGAATGTATAGCCGTGTGGTTACCTCCTGGTCATCag CTTCCTAGTTGCATGGCTGTTTCGCCGGAAGGTGTAGTGCGTTTTTGGGCCAGTATCGCGCACGAAGGATCTTCCGTAGAAACAAGCGCGGAACTTGCTGGTCAAGAAGTGAACTGCCTTACTTACATTTCTGGACATGGTTGCATTTTGGTTACAACTACATGCACAGTGGCATTGTTGCAGCCACAGTTTGCTAATGGAAAAAATAGTATTTGCTGTCAAGTACTTAGATCGAGTCAAGGATGGTTGGGTGGTATAGGACGTAGAATGACTTCTCTTATTTTCGGAGCCATACCTCAGTCTCCGGTCATAGAATCT AAATTAGTCAAAGTTGTCTGCACAGGATTAGGCGACAAAGGATCCAGAGTTCTTATTTTAGCTGGCACATCTTTACAGTACTGGTCCTTTcctcgtaacgaacaagagaaaATGGAATTCGACGAGGACATAGGACATGTCCTTTCGCAAGCGTTTCAAAGGAACGTTTCG GCATTGAGCACTTGTAATCTACAAAGTATAATGACTTGGCTGGTCGATATGCAACCGTGCGACGAAGGCATAGTATTTTTAATGGCAGCACGGTCTGGCGATGACTTCTTTAGTCCGATTAGCTTTGCTATCG GTTTAATAGAGTTATCTTCTACAACGCTGGCAAACACATTCAAATGGTTTATACCAATTAAGAAAGATAAACAAGTTTTTGGTTGTACGGAGTTTGTGTTAGTTTCGGAGCACCTTATATTATGCGGTGGAGAAGCTATTATATACGACGACTACGATATAAGCGTTGTTAACT GTATGTccgatttcgaagaaaataaaatGCAATTAGGAAGGCAAGAGGACAAGATACTCGGTGGTGCTTTGTGTTCAGGAACACCGGTGTTATTTACGAAAGCTTCGGGATTGGTATCGATCACGCCAACGGACTTTGCATCGCAAGACTTCAATGCAAGTTACGTCGATGCGAACGTGAGTACAGAGTACAGCCACCGACCGACTACAGCCGCACAAAATTTCACTAGTCTAATTAGCAACGAAGAAGTTCAAGACATGTTTTACAGTTCTGATAGTGCGACGCAATTGCGAGCTGCATTCCTTCTTAGTTTGCGTCAGAATAAGACACAGTGCGAAGATATTTTATCGCAATTGTTCCCGTTGCAAGAAGAACAAATAATGGATATAGATGCCAGTCTCGACACTCTGAGTTTAAAAGTTGCTCAAGATTTAATAGACGATTATCCGGCGAACGATCCGCGTTGGTCGAATCACAGAGACTTGTCGATGACGATACATGCAGTAACTTCCATGCAAATACCGCATCAATTAGAAGGGAAACAACGAGCATTGGAGCTATATGTAACATTTCTGAAAGAACATAATTTGTGGAGCAGATTCTGTGCCGTTACACACCGGGGGATAATAATGTCTACGCCGCACGTCTTTGCAGAGTACGCAGAGAAAATAGTTGCAGCGTTGACTATATATAATCTTCAGAACAGGTATCCAGACATTGTGGATACTATAATCGAACAAACGCTGAACCCCGAATCTTATGTGTCCGACGAATTGACAGCACGCGACATATTTTATCGTGAAGCGAGTACAGTGCATTACTTTCTTCCCATTTTGGTAAATAACGCGAACGAAGTAACTCAATCCGAAAGACCTCTACAGCAAGTAGCGAATTACACGATGCAAGTGAACGCCATAATATTG AGCGTACTACACGAAGTACTTAAATACCGGCAATACAATGCCGAACGATTCGCTCCTACGAGATCTACGAATGTTACAACGGAATACCTTCCATGGACTGCTGCTGTTGGAAAACACGGGCTGAGGAATTCTTTAACCACAATG TATAATTTAACCTTGAAACACGGTATAACCGGAACCAATGACTCGATAGTCAGAAGCGAATTATACGAACAATTAGTCAGTTTTATAGATTTAATATTGGACGGGCGAAAATGTCATTTGGAAAGCGTTAGAGGTACAGAGAAGTTCGAGATACTTTTGAAGCAGTATGAAACGGATAGAACAAACTTGATTCAACCTCTAA TAAAGGAGGAGCAGTACGACAGCGCAGCAATGTTAGCCGAGAAGTATTGTGATTTCGCGTCCCTTATACAGATCTGTGAATTGACCAACAATAAAAACCGGTTAGACGGATATATAGAAAAATTCTCGAATCAAGACTTTGTAGGTTTCTTGTTTTCTTG GTATGTGAAAGATGGCCGACAAGGACAATTGGTGGAAAGATGTAGACGCGGAGGTACCATAGAACTAGCAGAAAAGTTAGCAGAACATCCTACTTTGTCTTGGGTGCAATCCGCATTGACGGATGATTTGCGGTTTGCTGCCAGTACGCTTCATTCTTTGGCCGTCGAAGAAACCGAATTAGTGACACGCAAGAAG TCCATGCTTTCTTTGGCAAAATTAGCTTTGCTCGCTTCCGACGATCCTGAAAATGAAGTTCGACAACGCGTCGAAAGAATTGATAACGAACTGGCATTGATAGCTCATCAAGAGGATCTACCGACTCAAGTACTCACAACGTATGGTTACGATATAGACAAATTACGAGTATTCGCGCCAGCAGAGTTAATCACG CTGTATACATCCGAGGACAACGTGGATGCAAACGAATACGATTTCAAGAAAGCTCTCGATTTGCTCGAATACGTCGAAGACAAAGACGAAAGGGAGTCTTTGAGACTACGAGTTTGGGCACGAGCCGCAAAACGAGATCAGTGGGATACTGTTGGAAAGAATCCTGAACAACAGGTGCAGGAAATAGTTTTCTTCAAGTTAATGGATCTTGCACACTTTATGG GTGGAGTAGCCGAAGAAGTTCTTCCATCAGTTGATAGCCTATTAGCGGAGCCTGAATTAGGAGATCTTGCCGCATCAA